catgtcatcacattaatgacagTCACAGACACTACAGAGTGATAAGAAACGTTGCATCAGAACATTGAGGCAAAATGTTACCATAACTTTGTCATAAAACCAAGAATAAATGTATATGAACATACCAAGTAAACATATTATGTATAATCTTACAGTACTGTAGAATGTAACAGAATAGTACAGGACTGTATACTGTAACATAATAGTACAGGACTGTAACAGAATAGTACAGGACTAACAGAATAGGTACAGgactgtataatgtaatagaaTAGGTACAGGACTGTATACTttaatagtacagtactgtatactgtaatagtactgtatactgtagtattactgtatactgtaatagtacagtactgtatattgcAACAGAATAGTACTGTAGAATGTATCataatagtacagtactgtagaatGTATCAGAATATTACTGTATAATGTAACAGAATAGTACAGGACTGTAGAATGTAACAGAATAGTACTGTAGAAAGTAACagaattgtactgtactgtagaataGAAGCATTGTTCCTGTGCGCGAACATCAAGAAAAAATTAAAACATATATTTATAATGTTCTCAGCCTTCTAATAAAATATAACTAACTGTACATTGAGGCTATTTTAGAAATACAAAGCAAAGTTATTCTGTTCAGATTCTGTTCCATGTTacttaaaaaatgaatggaaaaaAATAATTAACATATAAATTATTTACAAGGTTCCCCCACTTATTCATCATAgtttaaaaggcaaaactgaccctagatcagcactccaactAAGTGTGAATACAGtagtcctgtggctcagttggtagaacatggtgtttggGTTCAATTCCCAATGGGGCCACCGGCATGAAAGATGTATCCACGCATaataagtcactttggataaaagtgtttcTAAATGGCATATCATGATATATTATTATAACACTTAGTTGGACTATACAGGTCCAGATATACAAGGTTTCTGTCAAACTTGTTGTGTTTAGCTCTTctgggttctgggtttgttgtgttcagctcttctgggttctgggtttgttgtgttcagctCTTCTGGGTTCTGGGATTGTTGTGTTCAGCtcttctgggtttgttgtgttcagctcttctgggttctgggtttgttgtgttcagcaCTTctgggttctgggtttgttgtgttcagctTTTctgggttctgggtttgttgactGTACTGTAGAGAACAGAGGAGTCCTCGTCAGCTGCTTGTGCTGTCGTGGgtctgaagagagagaaacagaaatgaAACAGAATCTGCATCCCCAAAAAACCTACATATACTCTTTATAGTGCATTACGTTGACCAAGGCCTATATatggctctggtgaaaagtagtgcactaaatagggaatagggttccatttggaacacagtacAGTTCCTCAAAACCACCACTCTCTCATTATATTGTTGGGTTTGTAAGGAAATGCCGCCACTAGGGGTCAACTCTTTCACTTATTAATGACATCATGGTCTTCTCGTCCAATAAGCAGCAGCATATGAATGAGCTGTAATCAAGAATATAGCTTGTTTACAACCAAATCTAAAAACATATGTAACTGGAATGTTATAGGAGGGTCCAGATTTCTTTTGGGCGAATTCACTCTTTTTTTGAGAAACTATCCCCAACCAGcgattcacttcctcatcctcgttgtTCAGTAAGTGGGCTCCAAAAACACCCCAAAACATCCTTTTAGAAACTAAAAAGCTCTAAGTAGTCAATAGTGACGcatgtctttagatgttgtacacatgaaattgtgtcattctaAACTTAATCCGCAACGTTATGTTCCATGTTGTTGAGACTTGAACGATGCCTCTCGTCCGTTCTAGCAGCATGATACACGGAGAATAGTACAGTTGGACGGGGAAACAGCACGAGTCacacaaaatggaatataacgttgtggataaagtttggaatgacacaatttcatgtgtacaactgTTACATCTAAAatcctgcatcactatactgacaGCTTTCTGTTTCTAAAAGACAGTATTGTGTTTTTGGAGCATTTGCTCATGTTTTTTCAGAGCCTCTACTGcacaacgaggatgaggaagtgaattTCTGGTTGGGGCAAGTTTCTCTAAAACAAGAGAAATCACAAAAAAGGTGTCTGGACGTTTCTATAACATGGCATTTAGATACAAAATCGacatttggttgtaaaaaagccAACTTCTCCTTTAATGTGGTGTATTCACAATGCTCTAGAATTGACTGTTAATGTAATGGCAGAATATGCTCACTGGTTGGCATAACTGGAGCGGTTGAATTTCACAGCATCGTACTGGACATCCTCGTCCTGTTTCTGGGGTTGATGCAGCTGGACGGTGGAGTACAGAGGCCCTTCCTGGATTTTGGAGCCAGAGAAGTGGACACTGGCATAGTGAACGTCATCCTGGTCGACGGTGGCCGCTGTCTGTGCTGCAGTAGGGGTCATGGCCCTGCCTGAGATGTTGTCATACACTGGACTAGAGTCtccctgatggagagagagaacagacaataTAAATAGACCTGGAGACTGAGAGCATGAAGAGTGGAAATGTCCCACAAAGCAATAAAAATgcctttacatttacgtcatttagcagacactcttatccagagcgacttacagtagtgaatgcatacatttcatacattttttccgtaCTGATCCccggggaattgaacccacaaccctggcgtttgaaacaccatgctctaccaactgagccacacgggactaacGATAATGATCTTACATCTGTTTGAACAGACTCACCTGTCCGTTGTCTGCTGTGTGTCTTGTGTCAGAGGTGGATTTGGAGGCCTTCTTCCTGTTTtgtcaatgaatgaatgaatgaatgaatatatGAATAAAGTAATGAAGAaaataaagtgaaataatctttaaaATCTGCATTTTCACTCACCTGAACCACATGAAGCCCGAGAGACATGAAGCCAGTATGACACCCAGAACAACCACTATGATTCCTACAGCTGCAGCTATAACTGAGGTTTGTTTCTCTAAAAGATAATATAGATGATATGAGTACATGTTATTATGAACTGAAAATGAATATACAGCAATACAGGACATTAATGCAATACTATATAAAGCCTAGTATAGTTATAAACCAAAATGTAATAAGGCAAACTATGAGAAGATTACCTTGAAAAATAATTAGTTATTGAACATGAATTTATATTGAAGTATTGAAGATGTAACTTTACCTGCTACAATGATCATCAGAGCTGTAGAGTTCATAGATCCTCTTCCATTCTGGGCCTCACAGTAATATTCTCCACTGTCCTCAGAGATGATGTTAGTGATGCTGTAACTCTGTCCTGATGCTTTTGGTGAGGTTACattcttcttgtaccaggtgtatttgtccacaggtgggttggcatcactgctgcaggtcagagtcactgaactgccctccactatttcaccagagggactgactgacactgaggtgttcCTTGGACCATCTGATGTCAAatacattgtatttatttatagcAACATTTGTGTTTACATTTTACGGGTGAGTTTGAAATAGTttataaattataataaattattaatTCAGAGTAAAAGAAAATCTGAAACAGAATCACTAAAAATAATGATGATATTGTGGTAATACAAATTCAGGGAAATGATGTTAAACACAAAAATATTGATTGATAGATATATTTATGTGGAAAACAATCTATTCTAAATTCAAGTATCAACATTGTCTGTATATCAAACTGGACATTAAAACCCCCAATGTACTAACATGTGACAGTGAGAGTCTCTTCAGCAGAGGGGAGATCCTCATGGCCTTCTACAGCACAGGAGTATCTGCCTGTATCCTCACTGCTGACTGAGAATAGTATATAGACAGGAGAGTAGGTGTTGCTGTTTGGTATAGGCTGTCCATTCTTATACCAACTATAGGCTGTGATGGGGTCCAGTGTACATTTGGTTCTACATGTCAGTGTgacattctccctctctgacacagatgtaggatccatCTCCAACATAACATCTGGAGTAAAAAGAAACAAATCATTATTCTCCTCCTATATATGTCCTCTTATGAAATATTATATTTGAAATATTATATTTGTTTTTCCCTGTTACACAACACTGCAGTGTCTGTATGACTGCCCTTTAATAAGGATATTACGGTCATTAATATGATTTATTTAGTCAGGACAGTCAACTCTGTAATAATTTCCACTGTTTTCCAGGAAGTCCTGGGTTCAATAGAATCAATAAAAACAGATTAAAACTCAACATTCTCATTAGCATGCATACAAAATCACAGCTAAAATCAATTATACACTGAAGCACACACATCATATGCATTAGCAATCATACAAAACCACACTCACATTACAGCTATCTAGATATGTGTCATAGATGTGAGATGAGTGACAGATTACCTGTGACAGTCAGGGAGACAGGTGAGCCAGAAAACTTTCCTCCAGATGTTATGAATCTGAACCTGTACACAGCAGAGTCACTcactctcaggtctgtgattctctGGGTACAGTTACTCTTCTTATCCCCAAGGTACTCTATATGACCCTCATACCCTGGCACTGAGTTCAGATCTTCAGCATCCTTACCAGACCATTTAGTAAACCAGAAAGCTTTTTTGATCTCATGATAACTGGGATATGTGTAAGAGCAGGAtatgtccactgttgaccccttcaaggcaCAGATCTTCTGATGGGTGtaagtcacactccaacacttctGACCTGAAATACAAGACAATATATCACCTTTATAAAATTATTTAATTACAATATCTACTGTATACACTTATGCTGTTACGTTACCCAGCAAGATAACCTAAAATGTCACCCAAACAAAAGGGGGAATTAAAGACAAAAATGAGACCAGTGggtttttaggaggggttctgaaagacactcatgggggtgtccatTGAAAattgactagcaacaacaactggaaccAAATAGACACGAGTGCTCACCACGAGTAACCACCACAAGTGCCCACCACGAGTGCCCACCACGAGTAACCAGCACGAGCGCCCACCACGAGCGCCCACCACGAGCGCCCACCACGAGCGCCCACCACGAGCGCCCACCACGAGCGCCCACCACGAGCGCCCACCACGAGCGCCCACCACGAGCGCCCACCACGAGCGCCCACCACGAGCGCCCACCACGAGCGCCCACCATGAGTGCCCACCACGAGTGCCCACCACGAGCGCCCACCACGAGCGCCCACCACGAGCGCCCACCACGAGCGCCCACCACGAGCGCCCACCACGAGCGCCCACCACGAGCGCCCACCACGAGCGCCCACCACGAGCGCCCACCATGAGTGCCCACCACGAGTGCCCACCACGAGcgcccacaacattttcccaagaagaggcaaacaaaataaaaacccacatgccagcacaggtgtaacacgtACTGACTAACGAGTGACGCCAATCAGGGCACCCCACCTCCAAATATAAATAGAAAAACAAAATCAACAATGTTTAAATCATATGCTGTGAAAGTAACCAGGAAGTGACTATCCCCTCAGCTTTGTAGTTGTTAAACTTTGGTGCAAAAACGTAATGAAAGGTATCTGGTAAATTCATCCATTGACTGCATTTTCATGAATTTGATTATATATCTTGAAGCCCATTCAACACTGCGTGGCAAAGGATACGGAACTAAAGCAGAAGTGGACGTCACAttcacaacaaattaaataatgatTGTCTGACAACCTGAAACAAATGTTGTATGTAAAAGTCCAgactcacacactgcaggagagtggagattctcatggccttttacagcacaggagtaactgTCTGCATCACTAAAGGAGTCTGAGTACAGGCTGGATGTGTCCTCCTTTACTTTgtgtccgttcttgtaccagatgt
This window of the Salmo trutta unplaced genomic scaffold, fSalTru1.1, whole genome shotgun sequence genome carries:
- the LOC115185207 gene encoding sialoadhesin-like isoform X5; amino-acid sequence: MALRTAGSVLVVFLWSVAVVLGKYGWSVTYTTQSICALKGSTVDLSCSFRYPRGHKVTSTFWFTEWGTGVEPEDPVQDPEYAGHVEYHGDKEKDCTLRITDLRERDSSTYWFRLLTDQEGGTYTGSPGVTLSVTGLQVKVTGGHQDKILTCITTCTLTDNPTYIWYKNGQHLDESTSPQYKDPVSSIYIDGYSCAVKGHEELHSPAVCVQGQDCNRVTHTNRTICALKGSTVNISCTYFSLYSITSLLWFSPKQSDSWGDRSIPEVLTTDPVYAGRVEYAGEKESGRSTLRITDLREEDSAEYKFIFNTQTSRWGYSFPGTTLTVTDLQVKVTPATYAGKKTLTCSTTCTLTDNPNPTYIWYKNGHKVKEDTSSLYSDSFSDADSYSCAVKGHENLHSPAVCQKCWSVTYTHQKICALKGSTVDISCSYTYPSYHEIKKAFWFTKWSGKDAEDLNSVPGYEGHIEYLGDKKSNCTQRITDLRVSDSAVYRFRFITSGGKFSGSPVSLTVTDVMLEMDPTSVSERENVTLTCRTKCTLDPITAYSWYKNGQPIPNSNTYSPVYILFSVSSEDTGRYSCAVEGHEDLPSAEETLTVTYGPRNTSVSVSPSGEIVEGSSVTLTCSSDANPPVDKYTWYKKNVTSPKASGQSYSITNIISEDSGEYYCEAQNGRGSMNSTALMIIVAEKQTSVIAAAVGIIVVVLGVILASCLSGFMWFRKKASKSTSDTRHTADNGQGDSSPVYDNISGRAMTPTAAQTAATVDQDDVHYASVHFSGSKIQEGPLYSTVQLHQPQKQDEDVQYDAVKFNRSSYANQPTTAQAADEDSSVLYSTVNKPRTQKS